The sequence AGGATATTTTTCGAGCGTGTAAAGCTTGATTTGGGAAAATCTGTGTCCCGCCGTATAAAGTATCTCCTGCTAAGGGGTGACCTAGGTTGCTCATGTGGACACGAATTTGATGAGTTCGACCAGTATCGAGAGACAGTTCTACGAGTGTTAGTTTTGCTTTCGGGTAGTAGCACAGCTTTTGATAATGGGTGACCGCCGTTTGCCCTTTTGGAGATACCCTCCTCCTAGTAGGGTGGTGACGGTCTCTACCAATGTTTTTTTGAATGGTTCCTTTATCTTCTTTCATTTTTCCATGTGCTAGTGCCCAGTATGTTCGTTTAATTTTTCGTTCTCTAAGCATTCGATCTAAAATGGCTTGACTTAATGCGTGTTTAGCAAAAATTACAGCTCCAGTTGTATGTCTGTCTAATCGATGAATGGGGTAAGCTCGACATTGTTCCCCTTTTTCTTTTAAATGAAAGGCTACTCCATTAGCTAGTGTATTCGTTTGATCAGGACTATTTGGATGAGTATCGACGCCGGCTGGTTTGTTTACGACTAATAAATGGTCATCTTCAAACAAGATCTGTGCGTTCACATTATGAGGTAAAAAACCATACGCCTCCTCTTTAAATAATTCTATGGAAAGGAGATCACCTAACTTAAGCTCATTGTTCCAAGGTTGACCTAGTCCATTAACTTTTATCGCTTTTTCCATTCTAAACTGGTGAATCAGCTTTTTAGGGGCATTCCATTTTGTTTGGAGCAATTCATTGATCGTAAGTTTTTCAAATAATCCTGAAATTTGAAGGATAAATGTATTTCCTTGTCTTTTAAAGTTCATAAGAAACCTCTTTCTGTTTAATCGTAGCTATTGAGGTAAATGAATTGATAGCGGTTCCATGGAGATAATTACCACGTTAGCATGTAATTTGATTGTGTTATTCTTTAAATGTTGAGCTAGAATTATGTTAAGGAAAAAGGTGGGGTGTTAGTGAAAATTCAATCTGCATCGACGGAAATGCAAGAAGAGAAAATCCGCAATCTTATTAATTATTTTTATGTACGTATTTTTCCTATGTATTTCTCTGAACAAGAAATTCAACTGTATAAGAAGATGAATGTACTGTATATCTCTCCACAAAATCGCGAGTTCCTAGGGACGTTAAGAGAATCGTTTACGGTTATTTCTTGTCTTGATACGTTGATTTCCATTATTGAATCTAGTGATGTTAACCAAAACCAACATCACTATGAGCAAATGTTTGTGAGAAATGTAGAAATTTTATCACAAAAGGATGTATTTTTTCCTTTTTCCTATGCTCTTTTTGTACAAAAACTAAATCAATTTGATCCGCTTACTGTTTTTGATAAGCCAGCTAATGAATATTTAGCTTAAAACCCCTAATAAGGGGTTTTTTCTATTGATAAAGCGATGAATTAACTTTAAATATAAAAAATGCCGTCTTCCTCACTCGCATGAGTGAATAAATGTAAATGTAAATCTATATATAGTTAACATTTCGTGATTAATTCAGAAGAAATTTCATTATATAATAGTGAATATGCCCTTTTTATCTTATACTATTAATTGTTTCTTTTTGCAACGAAGGTACAAAAAAAGTGCTCATTTTAAATAATCGAGCACTTTTTTTAGGTTATGACTGATTAAGTCGGCCCACATATTCCTTTACCATTTCTTCTGAAACAAGTTTACGTTGGGGAACGACACCTGATTTGGCCAGCTCATTCATTTCGTTTGTAATAGAGTTAATTTTATTAGTTGTAAACGATTTGTTTTGCTGACATAAATGTATAGCCTCGGAAATAAATACTTCACGTTGTTGCTCTAATGTAGCAAATTGTGAGGCGATTTCATTATGCTTTTTGGTTAGTTTAGTTATCGCTTTATGTACACTCATATGGTCACTCCTATCAAATGCTTCTTCTATTATGCCTCGTTATGGATAAATCCTGCAAGATTTTCTTCTAAGAAAAACGCCTTTTGCTAGCACGAGAGAAATTAAGTATATTATTTGATGTTAGCTGAAACGTATCGAAGGT is a genomic window of Bacillus spongiae containing:
- a CDS encoding RluA family pseudouridine synthase produces the protein MNFKRQGNTFILQISGLFEKLTINELLQTKWNAPKKLIHQFRMEKAIKVNGLGQPWNNELKLGDLLSIELFKEEAYGFLPHNVNAQILFEDDHLLVVNKPAGVDTHPNSPDQTNTLANGVAFHLKEKGEQCRAYPIHRLDRHTTGAVIFAKHALSQAILDRMLRERKIKRTYWALAHGKMKEDKGTIQKNIGRDRHHPTRRRVSPKGQTAVTHYQKLCYYPKAKLTLVELSLDTGRTHQIRVHMSNLGHPLAGDTLYGGTQIFPNQALHARKISFQHPLTFEKIECTAPFLQEEVWDIVGDDFRT
- a CDS encoding DUF2533 family protein — translated: MSVHKAITKLTKKHNEIASQFATLEQQREVFISEAIHLCQQNKSFTTNKINSITNEMNELAKSGVVPQRKLVSEEMVKEYVGRLNQS
- a CDS encoding DUF5365 family protein, coding for MKIQSASTEMQEEKIRNLINYFYVRIFPMYFSEQEIQLYKKMNVLYISPQNREFLGTLRESFTVISCLDTLISIIESSDVNQNQHHYEQMFVRNVEILSQKDVFFPFSYALFVQKLNQFDPLTVFDKPANEYLA